From the Rhinoderma darwinii isolate aRhiDar2 chromosome 12, aRhiDar2.hap1, whole genome shotgun sequence genome, one window contains:
- the CALM1 gene encoding calmodulin-1, translating into MADQLTEEQIAEFKEAFSLFDKDGDGTITTKELGTVMRSLGQNPTEAELQDMINEVDADGNGTIDFPEFLTMMARKMKDTDSEEEIREAFRVFDKDGNGYISAAELRHVMTNLGEKLTDEEVDEMIREADIDGDGQVNYEEFVQMMTAK; encoded by the exons AGTTCAAGGAAGCTTTCTCCTTATTTGATAAAGATGGGGATGGCACCATTACCACCAAGGAACTGGGCACAGTCATGCGGTCACTTGGCCAGAACCCCACCGAGGCAGAGCTGCAGGACATGATCAATGAAGTAGATGCTGATG GCAATGGCACAATTGATTTTCCTGAATTTCTGACCATGATGGCAAGAAAAATGAAGGACACCGATAGTGAAGAAGAGATCCGTGAAGCGTTCCGAGTGTTTGACAAG GACGGGAACGGTTACATCAGCGCAGCAGAACTCCGTCATGTAATGACTAACCTAGGGGAAAAACTAACCGATGAAGAGGTAGACGAAATGATCCGAGAAGCCGATATAGATGGAGACGGGCAGGTCAACTACGAAG AATTCGTACAGATGATGACTGCGAAGTGA